A genomic segment from Segniliparus rotundus DSM 44985 encodes:
- a CDS encoding phthiocerol/phthiodiolone dimycocerosyl transferase family protein, with the protein MPDKMTGLRLVRVLSPFETFFALGSMTLRFTAVLRGSLDTAALREAFVALRRANPSLNGRVEPHEQGLALVVDEFSEPVVRVREGDFDERFDIMDHTQHLVELELVSKGDRHWVSLSVSHTMADARLGYTYFLELLSTYTDLVTTGAASDGSARPVPDAPEALLAERGIVKRREPGAMKLAGVVSLATDEKASESSPRMSKQALRFDKRTSKALLDAAKARGISMHGVVAGAAISAARTLMEGHGNKPIDFGLSSQVDIRSRIQPPVGIDAGTNVLGFSYARVAARPEDDPFELGKSVTDQLREDLADGVVQQYVLHLDDMGARLKDPSPTLGISNVGVLVIPRTPDSLTVEGVIGGIESDFSTLNQLRSAAPEEERPAPMPPLIGVYSVLDELHIQLLHSESTFPKARAEQLVRAMETVLRKIALP; encoded by the coding sequence ATGCCCGACAAGATGACAGGGCTGCGTCTGGTGCGCGTGTTGTCGCCTTTCGAAACCTTTTTCGCCCTGGGCTCGATGACGCTACGGTTCACCGCCGTGTTGCGCGGCTCGCTCGACACGGCGGCGTTGCGGGAAGCATTTGTCGCGCTTCGGCGGGCAAATCCGTCCCTGAACGGGCGGGTCGAGCCGCACGAGCAGGGCTTGGCCCTGGTCGTCGACGAGTTTTCCGAACCGGTCGTGCGGGTGCGGGAAGGCGACTTTGACGAGCGATTCGACATCATGGACCACACGCAGCACTTGGTCGAGCTCGAACTCGTCTCAAAAGGAGACCGGCATTGGGTCTCTCTCAGCGTGAGCCACACGATGGCCGACGCCCGCCTCGGCTACACCTACTTCCTGGAGCTGCTGTCGACCTACACCGATCTCGTGACCACGGGCGCGGCGAGCGATGGGAGCGCGCGCCCTGTCCCTGATGCTCCGGAAGCCCTTTTGGCCGAGCGCGGAATCGTCAAACGGAGGGAGCCTGGCGCCATGAAGTTGGCCGGCGTGGTCAGCCTGGCCACCGACGAGAAGGCCTCGGAAAGTTCGCCAAGGATGTCGAAACAGGCACTGCGGTTCGACAAGAGGACATCGAAAGCTTTGCTGGACGCGGCAAAGGCCCGAGGAATCAGCATGCACGGGGTCGTCGCCGGAGCAGCCATCAGCGCTGCCCGGACGCTGATGGAAGGACATGGGAACAAACCGATCGACTTCGGCCTGTCGTCCCAGGTCGATATCCGGTCCAGAATCCAGCCGCCGGTCGGGATCGACGCTGGAACAAATGTGCTCGGCTTCTCCTACGCGCGAGTTGCCGCGCGCCCCGAGGACGATCCCTTTGAACTGGGAAAATCGGTGACAGACCAACTTCGAGAGGATCTCGCCGACGGCGTCGTGCAGCAATACGTGCTGCACTTGGACGACATGGGGGCGCGATTGAAAGATCCGTCCCCCACACTGGGAATCAGCAACGTCGGCGTGCTCGTCATCCCTCGAACTCCTGATTCGCTGACGGTCGAAGGAGTCATCGGCGGCATAGAGTCGGACTTCAGCACGCTCAACCAGCTTCGCTCCGCGGCGCCCGAAGAAGAACGACCGGCCCCCATGCCACCGCTCATCGGGGTGTACAGCGTCTTAGACGAGCTGCACATTCAGCTCTTGCATTCGGAGTCCACCTTCCCGAAAGCCCGTGCCGAACAGCTCGTCCGAGCCATGGAGACCGTTCTGCGGAAAATCGCGCTGCCATGA